A stretch of Tigriopus californicus strain San Diego chromosome 11, Tcal_SD_v2.1, whole genome shotgun sequence DNA encodes these proteins:
- the LOC131889998 gene encoding dynein light chain roadblock-type 2-like isoform X2: MATSELPITHDLDEILRRISDIKHIAGVVVVNKEGVTVKSTLDNSLTAMYSVLVSSLATRAKSIIRDLDPTNELTYLRIKSKKHEVLVAPDEEYILIVVQNPPEPLNS, encoded by the exons ATGGCCACGAGCGAACTTCCCATCACTCATGACTTGGACGAGATCCTCCGACGAATCTCAGATATCAAGCACATTGCCGGAGTGGTGGTGGTCAACAAAGAGGGGGTCACGGTCAAATCCACCCTGGATAACTCTCTCACTGCAATG TACTCCGTTTTGGTATCGTCGTTGGCCACACGTGCCAAATCCATTATTCGTGATTTGGATCCCACCAACGAGTTGACTTACCTGAGGATCAAGAGCAAAAAGCATGAAGTTCTGGTTGCGCCAGATGAAGAATACATTCTGATTGTGGTCCAAAACCCACCGGAACCACTCAACTCTTGA
- the LOC131889996 gene encoding fatty acid amide hydrolase 1-like produces the protein MRPFETLRDLCHGQPMLEQVCLNWKSILGTGLAIYIVTKLAKRLYQRRIALGKIRGLRERIAAKKLAMVERLSQKASQDPGHGGSSALVTRERLEIISMPLEHLLDQLKGGQLKPIQVLEAFQARALEVTEEHNCVCDFITEARDWALALESVPGDQRGPLYGLPMSIKECYFVKGYDATVGLSRFINQPLPADASIIQHLKELGAVPFCLTNVPQTMKSYGCSNPVFGVTTNPWDKTRSPGGSSGGEACLLALNGSPLGIGSDVGGSLRTPAHFCGVVGLKPTTGRIYQEGRKPGSEGFLVGINSNAGFMSKNVDGIALGMKVLCNETKTMCDRDHRVVPVPWNTQLAKPKRKLKFGWYVDSPKLPISPGCQRAVKLAANLLEKDGHTVVPFHLKHLQDLYYIYIDHILADGGVNAMAWLDGDIIDKSISINYLAWSTPEFLRKTLIWAFIAARSPDIASYAIRGVTKTYQLWRSMKKAIDIKTEILDDMRKQEIDILLGPGFNFPAVPEDYPSQLISGVFVPGIYNVLDFPAGVLPVTRQTKQDQDLLATTYSSSDHTHHLVRTSISNATNMPIGIQVIGKPWEEELVIHAMSEIERLRTEGGHFKL, from the exons ATGAGACCCTTTGAGACCTTAAGAGACCTGTGCCATGGCCAACCCATGTTGGAACAGGTGTGCTTGAATTGGAAATCGATCCTTGGCACAGGATTGGCCATTTACATCGTGACCAAGCTGGCCAAACGGCTTTATCAG CGTCGCATTGCTTTGGGCAAGATCCGAGGTCTTCGAGAGCGAATTGCTGCCAAGAAGTTGGCAATGGTCGAGCGATTATCCCAGAAGGCTTCCCAGGACCCTGGTCATGGCGGGAGTTCGGCTCTGGTGACCCGTGAGCGATTGGAAATCATCAGCATGCCTCTGGAACACCTTCTGGACCAATTGAAAGGTGGCCAATTGAAACCCATTCAAGTTTTGGAGGCCTTTCAA GCCAGGGCTTTGGAAGTGACCGAAGAACACAACTGTGTGTGCGATTTCATTACTGAGGCCCGAGATTGGGCCTTGGCATTGGAATCCGTGCCCGGAGATCAACGAGGACCTCTGTACGGTCTTCCCATGAGTATCAAGGAATGCTATTTTGTCAAAGGTTATGATGCTACCGTGGGATTAAGTCGATTCATTAACCAACCTTTGCCGGCGGATGCCTCCATCATCCAACATCTCAAGGAGCTTGGAGCCGTTCCATTTTGTTTGACCAATGTTCCACAAACAATGAAGAGCTATGGATGTTCCAACCCCGTGTTTGGTGTCACCACAAACCCTTGGGACAAAACTAGATCCCCGGGTGGATCATCGGGTGGAGAGGCTTGTCTCCTCGCTCTGAATGGATCTCCCTTGGGCATTGGAAGTGATGTGGGTGGAAGTTTAAGAACCCCTGCCCATTTTTGTGGTGTAGTTGGGCTCAAACCCACGACCGGAAGAATCTACCAAGAGGGACGAAAACCAGGATCAGAG GGATTTTTGGTGGGCATCAACTCCAATGCTGGTttcatgtccaaaaatgtgGATGGCATTGCCCTCGGGATGAAGGTCTTGTGTAATGAGACAAAAACGATGTGCGACAGGGATCACAGAGTTGTTCCAGTGCCTTGGAACACTCAATTGGCTAAACCTAAACGGAAACTGAAATTTGGATG GTATGTGGATTCGCccaaattgccaatttcacCCGGATGTCAGCGTGCCGTCAAGTTGGCCGCTAACCTACTTGAAAAGGATGGTCACACTGTGGTTCCGTTCCATTTGAAGCACCTTCAAGATTTGTACTACATCTATATCGATCACATCCTAGCCGATGGAGGGGTCAATGCTATGGCCTGGTTAGACGGTGATATCATTGACAAGTCAATCTCAATTAACTACTTGGCTTGGAGCACACCAGAATTCCTACGAAAAACCCTAATCTGGGCGTTCATTGCCGCCCGATCACCCGATATTGCCTCTTATGCTATCCGAGGGGTCACAAAGACCTATCAACTTTGGCGGTCCATGAAAAAGGCGATCGATATTAAGACCGAAATTTTGGACGACATGCGTAAGCAAGAGATTGACATCCTCTTGGGACCCGGATTCAACTTCCCCGCAGTCCCGGAGGACTATCCGTCTCAACTCATTTCTGGGGTGTTTGTCCCGGGTATCTATAATGTCTTGGACTTCCCTGCGGGCGTCCTTCCCGTTACCAGACAGACCAAGCAAGATCAG GATCTCCTGGCAACGACTTATTCCTCGTCGGACCATACTCATCATTTGGTACGAACTAGTATTAGCAACGCTACAAACATGCCGATTGGAATTCAAGTGATTGGCAAACCTTGGGAAGAGGAATTGGTCATCCACGCCATGTCGGAAATTGAGCGTTTGCGTACTGAAGGCGGTCATTTTAAGCTGTAA